The Pseudomonas chlororaphis subsp. piscium genome contains the following window.
GAAAGCGGCAGGCCGGAAGCGATGCGGATCTGCTCGCGAACGATATCGATGCCGGTGATTTCCTCGGTGATGGTGTGTTCCACCTGCACCCGGGTGTTCATCTCCATGAAGTACACCTCGCCGTCGGCGAGCAGGAACTCCACGGTACCGGCGTTCTCGTAGCCCACAGCCTTGGCCGCGCGCACCGACAGGTCGCCGATGTAGGCGCGCTGTTCCGGGGTCAGTTGCGGGCTCGGGGCGATCTCGATCAGCTTCTGGTTGCGGCGCTGGATCGAGCAGTCGCGCTCGAACAGGTGCACCACGTTGCCAAAGCTGTCGCCGAGGATCTGCGCCTCGATGTGCTTGGGATTGACGATGCACTTTTCCAGGAACACTTCGGCGGAGCCGAAGGCCTTGGTCGCCTCGGAAATCACCCGCGGGAACGCCTGTTCCAGCTCTTCCCGGCTGTTGCAGCGACGAATGCCACGGCCGCCACCGCCGGACGTGGCCTTGAGCATCACCGGGTAACCGATGCGGTCGCCTTCGCGCAGGGCTTCGTGGATATCGGCGACGTTGCCTTCGGTGCCCGGGGTGACCGGCACGCCAGCCTTGATCATGCTGCGGCGGGCTTCGGTCTTGTCGCCCATGCGGCGAATCACTTCAGCCGATGGACCTATGAATTTGATTCCACGTTCGGCGCAGATGTCCGCCAGTTCGGCGTTTTCCGAAAGGAAGCCGTAGCCGGGGTGCAGTGCGTCGCAGCCGGTTTCCACTGCCAGGTTCACCAGCTTGCGCGGGTTCAGGTAGCCGGCCAGGGGTTCGGCACCGATGCTGTGGGCTTCATCCGCGCGCTTCACATGCAGGGCATGGCGATCGGCGTCGGAGAAGATCGCGACCGAGCGAATGCCCATCTCGGCACAGGCACGCACGATTCGTACGGCAATCTCACCACGGTTGGCGATCAGGATCTTTTTTATCACTTGGAGGTACCCTTGAGCCGTTGGAACAGACAACCCGCTGGGTCTGTACGAAAAGTGGCTGCATGCTGGGCGCCTTCGGCGTTACGCAAGCCATGCTGCGTTAAAAACAGGCTCGGAATGCTCATTTAGGCTCCTAAACTCCGCTTCCTCGCCTGTTTTTGCCTTGCCTGACCTTCGCTCGCCTACTTTTCGTACAGACCCTCGACCGGGTCGGCGCGTGACCAAATGTTTCAAGCCAGTCGCAGGCCCACACTATTCCTGTCGATGAATTAACAAAAATCAATAATTATTGGGTCGCTCATAAGCAAAGACTTATAGTTGATTCGACAGCCCTCGGCGCGAGACCTTAGATAATGCGTAAGTCCTTGATGCGTATGACATTACGCCAACTGCAGATTTTCAATGAGGTCTGCGATCTGCGCTCCTACAGCCGGGCTGCAGACGAAATGTCCCTGACCCAGCCCGCCGTCAGCCTGCAGATTCGCCAGTTGGAGGAGCTGATCGGCCAGCCGCTGTTCGACTACGTGGGCAAGAAGCTCTACATGACCGAGGCCGCCGAAGCGCTGCAACGGGCCAGCCGCGACATCTTCGGGCGCCTGGAGAACCTCGACATGCAGCTGTCGGACATGCAGGGCTCCTTGCAGGGCCAGTTGAAGCTAGCGGTGGAGTCCAGCGCCAAGTACTTCGTGCCGCACCTGTTCGCCGCCTTCAAGCGCCAGCATCCGGAGGTCAATCTGCAACTGACGGTGGTCAACCGGGGCCAGGTGATCCGCCGCCTCTCGGACAACCGCGACGACCTGGTGATCATGTCCATGGTCCCGCAGGACATGGGCCTGGAGTTCCTGCCATTCCTCAACAACCCGATCGTCGCCGTGGCGCCGCCCGACCATCCGCTGTGCCACCTGGGGCCGCTGCGCCTGCAGGACCTGGAACCCTACAACCTGCTGGTGCGCGAACAGGGCTCGGGCACGCGCCTGGCCTGCGAGGAGTATTTCAAGGAAAAGCGCGTGCACTTCACCCAGACCCTGGAAGTGTCGTCGGCCGAAGCGCAGCGGGAGTGTGTGCTGGCGGGTCTGGGCGTGGCGCTGTTGACGCGCCACGCCCTGAACCTTGAGTTGGCAACCGGAGGACTCGTCGAGTTGCCGGTGGAAGAGCTGCCGTTGTATCGCAGCTGGTGCCTGGTGCAGGCCAAGGCTAAACGCCTGTCACCGGTAGCGCATGCGTTCCTGGGGTTTATCCGCAGCGAACGGGTGCAGATCAGCGGGCTTGTTGAACGTTTTGACGGGAAGCTGCCGGGGCTGCCTGCCAGTAATTGACGGCGTCCAGCTCGGGGTAGTCGTTGATTTCCTGCTGCAGACGGCGCAGCTCACAGCGATGTTCGATCGCGCGGCGAAATTCCATGCGGCGCTGGTCTTCCTGTTGACGACGGGTTTTGACTGCGCTGTTGCTCTCTTCGTAAGGCCGGGCCATTTCAAGTCTCCCAATGCGAGTACGGGAGTACAAGATGAAGCCTGCCAATGATGATTTGGCTGCGGGTCGGTTACAGGATGATGAAAATTGCCGGCAATGAAGACGCCGCGATCAGTCGTCGAGCGCCTTCACCGACTTGGGCGACAGGCGCAGGCTGCGAAGGCTGCGCTTGACGCTCTTGAGATGGTTGACCAGGCTCGGGCCCCGGGCCATGGCCACGCCCATCGCCAGGACGTCGATCACCACCAGGTGGGCGATGCGCGAGGTCAGCGGGGTGTAGATCTCGGTGTCTTCGTGCACGTCGATCGCCAGGTTGACGGTCGACAGCTCGGCCAGCGGTGTCTGGCTCGGGCACAGGGTGATCAGCGAGGCGCCGCTTTCACGCACCAGGTTGGCGGTGATCAGCAGGTCCTTGGAACGCCCGGACTGGGAAATGCAGATCGCCACGTCGGTAGGCTTGAGGGTCACCGCCGACATCGCCTGCATATGCGGGTCGGAATAGGCCGCCGCGGTCAGCAGCAGGCGGAAGAACTTGTGCTGGGCATCCGCCGCCACCGCGCCGGAAGCGCCGAAGCCGTAGAACTCCACGCGCTGGGCCTGGGACATGAGGGTCACAGCCCTTTGCAACTCCACCGGATCGAGCTTCTCGCGAACCTCCATCAGGGTATGCAAAGTGGTGTCGAAGATCTTCAGGCTGTAGTCGGCGACCGAATCGTCTTCGTGAATCGCGAACTGGCCGAAGCTCGCCCCGGCAGCCAGGCTCTGGGCCAGCTTGAGCTTCAGGTCCTGGAACCCCGAGCAACCGATGGCCCGGCAGAAGCGCACGATGGTCGGCTCGCTGATACCCACGCTGTGGGCCAGATCGGCCATGGAGCTGTGCATCACAGCCGCAGGGTCGAGCAGCACATGATCGGCGACCTTGAGCTCCGACTTGCGCAAGAGATGGCGTGATTGGGCAATGTGCTGCAACAGATTCAAAGGGCTGGACTCATTGTTATGGGGCAGACGCCCAAGGATGTAGCAATTTTGTAGTTATACTACATGAATTCGCTTTTTGCCTGCTCAATGCGTAACTGAATCACCTTTGCACCCCACTGTTTCAGCCTCGCGTGCTCTTTGTAGCTGCTGGCGCGGCCTATGCCAGCGGCTACCGGGTCTCGGCCCTCAATAGCGCCGCAAGGCCCTCGGCGTCCACCGGCCGGCTGATCAGGTAGCCCTGCACCTCATCGCATTTCTGCTCCTTGAGAAACGCCAGTTGCCCCGGATGCTCCACCCCTTCGGCCACCACTTTCAGCGACAGCCCGTGGGCCATGGCGATGATCGCCCGAGTGATCGCCGCATCGGCGCCGCCTTCGCTCAGGCCACGGATGAACGCCTGGTCGATCTTCACGTAGTCCACCGGAATCCGCTTGAGGTAACTCAGCGAGGAGTAACCGGTGCCAAAGTCGTCGATGGCCAGCTTCACTCCCAGGTCACGCAGTTGCTGGAAGGTGGAAACGATGTGTTCGACGCTGTCGAGCAGATGGCTTTCGGTCAGCTCCAGCTCAAGGAAGTGCGGCGCCAGCCCGGTTTCTTCCAGCACGCTGCGCACCTGGCTGACCAACTTGCCCTGGCGCAGCTGATGCACCGACAGGTTCACCGACACCCGAATCGCCGGCAGCCCCTGGCGCTGCCACTCGCAGGCTTGCCAGCAGGCCTGGCGCAATACGAATTCGCCGATCGGGCCGATCAGCCCGATCTCCTCCGCCAGGCCGATGAAGTCCCCCGGCGGTACCCGCCCCAGGCCGGGATGGTCCCAGCGCACCAGGGCTTCGGCGGCATTCAGCCGCCCAGTGGCGAGGCACAGTTTCGGCTGGTAGAACACCTTCAGCTGGCGCTCCTCGACCGCCTTGCGCAGCTGGTTCTCCAGCTGCAGGCGCTCCAGGGTGCTGGCTTGCAGGCTGGCGGTGTAGAACTGGAAATTGTTACCGCCCAGGTGCTTGGCGTGTTGCATGGCGATGTTCGCCTGGCTGATCAACGCCGGAATTTCCCGCGCGCTGTCGGGCAGCATGCTGATGCCCATGGAGGCGCTGACCACCAGCTCATGGCCTTCCACGGTGATCGGCAAGCGCAGCTTCGCCGACAAGCGCGTGGCCACCCGAGTCAGGCTCGACAGGCTGCCATAGGCATCGAACAGCACCGCGAACTCATCGCCGGACAAACGGGCAATGG
Protein-coding sequences here:
- a CDS encoding acetyl-CoA carboxylase biotin carboxylase subunit; the protein is MIKKILIANRGEIAVRIVRACAEMGIRSVAIFSDADRHALHVKRADEAHSIGAEPLAGYLNPRKLVNLAVETGCDALHPGYGFLSENAELADICAERGIKFIGPSAEVIRRMGDKTEARRSMIKAGVPVTPGTEGNVADIHEALREGDRIGYPVMLKATSGGGGRGIRRCNSREELEQAFPRVISEATKAFGSAEVFLEKCIVNPKHIEAQILGDSFGNVVHLFERDCSIQRRNQKLIEIAPSPQLTPEQRAYIGDLSVRAAKAVGYENAGTVEFLLADGEVYFMEMNTRVQVEHTITEEITGIDIVREQIRIASGLPLSVKQEDIHHRGFALQFRINAEDPKNNFLPSFGKITRYYAPGGPGVRTDTAIYTGYTIPPFYDSMCLKLVVWALTWEEAMDRGLRALDDMRLQGVKTTAAYYQEILRNPEFRSGQFNTSFVESHPELTNYSIKRKPEELALAIAAAIAAHAGL
- the hexR gene encoding transcriptional regulator HexR, producing MNLLQHIAQSRHLLRKSELKVADHVLLDPAAVMHSSMADLAHSVGISEPTIVRFCRAIGCSGFQDLKLKLAQSLAAGASFGQFAIHEDDSVADYSLKIFDTTLHTLMEVREKLDPVELQRAVTLMSQAQRVEFYGFGASGAVAADAQHKFFRLLLTAAAYSDPHMQAMSAVTLKPTDVAICISQSGRSKDLLITANLVRESGASLITLCPSQTPLAELSTVNLAIDVHEDTEIYTPLTSRIAHLVVIDVLAMGVAMARGPSLVNHLKSVKRSLRSLRLSPKSVKALDD
- a CDS encoding PA3496 family putative envelope integrity protein yields the protein MARPYEESNSAVKTRRQQEDQRRMEFRRAIEHRCELRRLQQEINDYPELDAVNYWQAAPAASRQNVQQAR
- a CDS encoding LysR family transcriptional regulator, with translation MRKSLMRMTLRQLQIFNEVCDLRSYSRAADEMSLTQPAVSLQIRQLEELIGQPLFDYVGKKLYMTEAAEALQRASRDIFGRLENLDMQLSDMQGSLQGQLKLAVESSAKYFVPHLFAAFKRQHPEVNLQLTVVNRGQVIRRLSDNRDDLVIMSMVPQDMGLEFLPFLNNPIVAVAPPDHPLCHLGPLRLQDLEPYNLLVREQGSGTRLACEEYFKEKRVHFTQTLEVSSAEAQRECVLAGLGVALLTRHALNLELATGGLVELPVEELPLYRSWCLVQAKAKRLSPVAHAFLGFIRSERVQISGLVERFDGKLPGLPASN